One genomic region from Actinomycetota bacterium encodes:
- a CDS encoding replication-associated recombination protein A, with translation MSSAGARGDLFGAALEDRLARQAPLAARLRPRTLDEVVGQAHLIGPGKPLRSLIEADRLSSVVLWGPPGTGKTTIARLVAGATAKAFETLSAVSAGVKDVREVAQRARDRLGQHGVGTILFLDEVHRFSRSQQDALLPLVEDGLVVLIGATTENPYFEVNSPLLSRSLLFRLEPLGPEEVGLVLARGLAALGAEAEPEALAHLVNRADGDARSALNAMEVAGALAAGRSSDRITLADAEAALDARALRYERDEHYDTISAFIKSVRGSDPDAGLYWLARMLAAGEDARFIARRLVVLASEDVGMADPMALVVADAAARAVELVGLPEAQLNLAQAVVHLATAPKSNRAYQGLRRAQADVAERPAGAVPAHLRDSSYRGAAALGHGQGYDYPHEDPRGWVPQKYRPPEVDGRVYYEPSDHGFEREVAQRMRDRES, from the coding sequence ATGTCGTCGGCCGGCGCCCGCGGGGACCTATTCGGCGCCGCCCTCGAGGACCGCCTCGCCCGCCAAGCCCCCCTGGCTGCCCGGCTGCGGCCCCGCACCCTCGACGAGGTCGTCGGCCAGGCCCACCTCATAGGCCCGGGCAAGCCCCTGCGCAGCCTGATCGAGGCCGATCGCCTCTCGTCGGTCGTGCTGTGGGGGCCGCCGGGAACGGGCAAGACCACGATCGCCCGCCTGGTGGCCGGGGCCACGGCCAAGGCCTTCGAGACCCTGTCGGCCGTGAGCGCAGGGGTCAAGGACGTGCGCGAGGTCGCCCAGCGGGCCCGCGACCGCCTCGGCCAGCACGGCGTGGGCACCATCTTGTTCCTCGACGAGGTCCACCGCTTCAGCCGGTCTCAGCAGGACGCCTTGCTCCCCCTGGTGGAGGACGGGCTGGTCGTGCTCATCGGGGCCACCACCGAGAACCCCTACTTCGAGGTGAACTCGCCGTTGTTGTCGCGCTCGCTCCTGTTCCGCCTCGAGCCGCTCGGGCCCGAGGAGGTCGGGTTGGTCCTGGCCCGGGGCCTGGCCGCCCTGGGGGCCGAGGCCGAACCGGAGGCCCTGGCCCACCTCGTAAACCGGGCCGACGGGGACGCCCGCAGCGCCCTCAACGCCATGGAGGTGGCGGGTGCCCTGGCCGCCGGGCGGTCATCGGACCGCATCACCCTGGCCGACGCCGAGGCCGCCCTCGACGCCCGCGCCCTGCGCTACGAGCGGGACGAGCACTACGACACGATCTCGGCGTTCATCAAGTCGGTGAGGGGTTCGGACCCCGACGCCGGGCTGTACTGGCTGGCCCGCATGCTGGCCGCGGGCGAGGACGCCCGGTTCATCGCCCGCCGCCTGGTGGTGCTGGCCTCCGAAGACGTGGGCATGGCCGACCCCATGGCCCTGGTGGTGGCCGACGCGGCGGCCCGGGCGGTGGAGCTCGTGGGGCTGCCCGAGGCCCAGCTCAACCTGGCCCAGGCCGTCGTGCACCTGGCCACCGCCCCCAAGTCCAACCGGGCCTACCAGGGCCTGCGCCGGGCCCAGGCCGACGTGGCCGAGCGGCCCGCGGGCGCCGTTCCCGCCCACCTGCGGGACTCGTCCTACCGGGGGGCGGCTGCCCTGGGCCACGGCCAGGGCTACGACTATCCTCACGAGGACCCCCGGGGGTGGGTGCCCCAGAAGTACCGTCCCCCCGAGGTCGACGGGAGGGTCTACTACGAGCCCTCGGACCACGGGTTCGAGCGGGAGGTAGCGCAGCGCATGCGGGACCGGGAGAGCTGA
- a CDS encoding shikimate dehydrogenase, with product MTERPDRRLGAATRLAAVIGHPVGHSLSPAMHNAAFEALGLDWAYLAFDVAPGEVGRALAGARALGLAGLSVTIPHKEAAAASVDRLSPLAEALGAVNTVVFDPGGTLRGENTDGPGFMEALRADEGFDPVGRRALVVGAGGAARAVVKALADAGTAEIVVVNRTAERAEAVAALAPGCARVGVAADAGECDLVVNATPLGMVGGGAEGSSPMRDADLGPGQLVVDLVPNPAITPLVEQARARGAVAVNGLGMLVHQAALAFRLWTGSGPPVAAMSAAALAELARRAPSG from the coding sequence CTGACCGAGCGCCCCGACCGGCGGCTCGGGGCCGCCACCCGGCTGGCGGCCGTCATCGGCCATCCCGTCGGGCACTCGCTGTCCCCGGCCATGCACAACGCCGCCTTCGAGGCGCTGGGCCTCGACTGGGCCTACCTCGCATTCGACGTGGCCCCGGGTGAGGTCGGGCGCGCCCTGGCCGGGGCCCGGGCCCTGGGGCTGGCCGGGCTGTCGGTGACCATCCCCCACAAGGAGGCGGCGGCTGCCTCGGTCGACCGCCTCTCGCCGCTGGCCGAGGCCCTGGGGGCGGTGAACACCGTGGTGTTCGACCCGGGGGGCACACTGCGGGGGGAGAACACCGACGGGCCCGGGTTCATGGAGGCACTGCGGGCCGACGAGGGCTTCGACCCCGTCGGCCGCCGGGCGCTGGTCGTGGGGGCGGGCGGGGCCGCCCGGGCCGTCGTCAAGGCCCTGGCCGACGCCGGGACGGCCGAGATCGTGGTCGTCAACCGCACGGCGGAACGGGCCGAGGCGGTGGCCGCCCTGGCTCCCGGGTGTGCCCGGGTCGGGGTGGCGGCCGACGCCGGCGAGTGCGACCTGGTGGTCAACGCCACCCCCCTGGGTATGGTCGGCGGGGGTGCGGAGGGCTCCTCGCCCATGCGCGACGCCGACCTCGGCCCCGGCCAGCTCGTGGTCGACCTCGTTCCCAACCCGGCTATCACACCCCTCGTCGAGCAGGCCCGCGCCCGGGGGGCGGTGGCCGTGAACGGCCTGGGCATGCTGGTCCACCAGGCCGCCCTCGCCTTCCGGCTGTGGACCGGCTCGGGCCCGCCGGTAGCGGCCATGTCCGCGGCCGCTCTGGCCGAGCTGGCCCGGCGCGCCCCCTCCGGGTGA
- the alaS gene encoding alanine--tRNA ligase, with the protein MPMTAAELRRTFTDYFVERGHRAVPSMGLIPHHPAAPMFANAGMNQFLPVILGEEAIPDPPRATSVQKCVRVKGKHDDIGNVGRTWGHLTFFEMLGNFSFGDYFKDGAIAYAWELLTEVYGIDGDRLWVTVHESDDEAAAIWRDAVGVPAERIQRMGDDNFWMMGDTGPCGPSSEIYFDAGPQAGADGGPAHGGEERFREIWNLVFMQYNRSEDGTLGDLPNRIIDTGEGLERTLTALQGVDSVFDTDELRRLVEAAERATGQRYGMDRRVDTSLRILADHGRTAAFLVNDGVFPSNEDRGYVLRRIMRRAVRQGFGLGVEGLVLPPMAEAAVEVMGEAYPELARNRDFIVDMVTREEERFRQTLRTGSAMLDDELSGGRRTLSGDVAFRLHDTYGFPLELTLEIAAERGLEVDVAGFEAEMEAQRSRARAAHAGPAADAGRVSAYRELADQFGPTEFVGYSRTESEARVLVVAGNEVFLDRTPFYAEAGGQVGDTGLIRTETGVARVVDTTHALPGLHRHTVEIVEGHLLPAQEALATVDTERRDSVRRNHTATHLLHWAFRAVLGDHVRQHGSLVAPERLRFDFSHFSQVGPDELAEVERLANREVLANDPVRAYETTQEEARQAGALALFGEKYGDVVRVVEAGHHSIELCGGTHVSALGTIGPVKLLGEGSIGSNLRRVEALTGTGSLDHIRDEERTVQAVARALRVAPAEVLEAVERMAADYKALRDELAAARRQAAVGGARDLAAGAVDGIVVADVSPMDRADIQPLAVAVRDLPGVKAVVLGSAPASGGVALVAAVGAGTGLDAGQILSGPARTVGGGAGRGKDVSVAGGRDPGKLAEALDQARHAAGGDGTRP; encoded by the coding sequence ATGCCGATGACCGCCGCCGAGCTCCGCCGTACGTTCACCGACTACTTCGTCGAGCGGGGCCACCGGGCCGTGCCCTCGATGGGCCTGATACCCCACCACCCGGCCGCCCCCATGTTCGCCAACGCGGGGATGAACCAGTTCCTGCCCGTGATCCTGGGTGAAGAGGCCATCCCCGACCCTCCTCGGGCCACGTCGGTGCAGAAGTGCGTGCGGGTCAAGGGCAAGCACGACGACATCGGCAACGTCGGGCGCACGTGGGGCCACCTGACCTTCTTCGAGATGCTGGGCAACTTCAGCTTCGGGGACTACTTCAAAGACGGGGCCATCGCCTACGCCTGGGAGCTGCTCACCGAGGTTTACGGCATCGACGGCGACCGCCTGTGGGTCACGGTCCACGAGAGCGACGACGAGGCCGCGGCCATCTGGCGCGACGCCGTGGGCGTCCCCGCCGAGCGCATCCAGCGCATGGGCGACGACAACTTCTGGATGATGGGCGACACCGGCCCGTGCGGGCCGAGCTCGGAGATCTACTTCGACGCCGGTCCCCAGGCGGGCGCCGACGGCGGACCGGCCCACGGCGGCGAGGAGCGGTTCCGGGAGATCTGGAACCTGGTCTTCATGCAGTACAACCGGTCCGAGGACGGCACTCTCGGTGACCTGCCCAACCGCATCATCGACACCGGCGAGGGCCTGGAACGAACGCTCACCGCCCTCCAGGGCGTCGACAGCGTGTTCGACACCGACGAGTTGCGCCGCCTGGTGGAGGCCGCCGAGCGGGCCACAGGCCAGCGCTACGGCATGGACCGAAGGGTCGACACCAGCCTGCGCATCTTGGCCGACCACGGCCGCACGGCCGCCTTCCTGGTCAACGACGGCGTGTTCCCCTCCAACGAGGACCGGGGCTACGTGCTGCGGCGCATCATGCGCCGGGCCGTCCGCCAGGGCTTCGGGCTGGGCGTCGAGGGCCTGGTCCTGCCGCCCATGGCCGAGGCGGCCGTGGAGGTCATGGGCGAGGCCTATCCCGAGCTGGCCCGCAACCGCGACTTCATCGTCGACATGGTCACCCGCGAGGAGGAGCGCTTCCGCCAGACGTTGCGCACCGGGTCGGCCATGCTTGACGACGAGCTGTCGGGGGGGCGGCGCACCCTGTCGGGCGACGTCGCCTTCCGCCTGCACGACACCTACGGGTTCCCCCTGGAGCTGACCCTGGAGATCGCGGCCGAGCGGGGCCTCGAGGTCGACGTGGCCGGCTTCGAGGCCGAGATGGAGGCCCAACGGTCGCGCGCCCGGGCGGCCCACGCCGGTCCGGCGGCCGACGCCGGGCGGGTGAGCGCCTACCGGGAGCTGGCCGACCAGTTCGGCCCCACCGAGTTCGTCGGTTACTCGCGCACCGAGAGCGAGGCCCGGGTGCTGGTGGTGGCCGGCAACGAGGTCTTCCTCGATCGCACCCCGTTCTACGCCGAGGCCGGCGGGCAGGTGGGTGACACCGGGCTGATCCGCACCGAGACGGGCGTGGCCCGGGTGGTCGACACCACCCACGCCCTGCCCGGGCTCCACCGCCACACCGTCGAGATCGTCGAGGGCCACCTGCTGCCCGCCCAGGAGGCGCTGGCCACCGTCGACACCGAACGTCGTGACTCCGTCCGGCGCAACCACACCGCCACCCACCTGCTGCACTGGGCGTTCCGGGCCGTCCTGGGCGACCACGTGCGCCAGCACGGGTCGCTGGTGGCTCCCGAGCGCCTGCGCTTCGACTTCAGCCACTTCAGCCAGGTGGGCCCCGACGAGCTGGCCGAGGTCGAGCGCCTGGCCAACCGCGAGGTGCTGGCCAACGACCCCGTGCGGGCCTACGAGACCACCCAGGAGGAGGCCCGCCAGGCCGGGGCGCTGGCCCTGTTCGGCGAGAAGTACGGCGACGTCGTGCGGGTGGTGGAGGCCGGGCACCACTCGATCGAGCTGTGCGGCGGGACCCACGTGAGCGCGCTCGGCACGATCGGTCCTGTGAAGCTGCTGGGGGAGGGGTCGATCGGGTCCAACCTGCGCCGCGTCGAAGCTCTGACGGGCACCGGCAGCCTCGACCACATCCGTGACGAGGAGCGCACCGTCCAGGCGGTGGCCCGCGCCCTTCGAGTGGCGCCCGCCGAGGTCCTGGAGGCGGTGGAGCGCATGGCGGCCGACTACAAGGCCCTGCGTGACGAGCTGGCCGCCGCCCGCCGCCAGGCGGCCGTGGGCGGGGCGCGCGACCTGGCCGCGGGGGCGGTGGACGGCATAGTGGTGGCCGACGTGTCGCCCATGGACCGCGCCGACATCCAGCCTCTGGCCGTCGCCGTCCGCGACTTGCCGGGGGTGAAGGCGGTCGTACTCGGTTCGGCGCCCGCGTCCGGGGGCGTCGCCCTGGTGGCGGCCGTGGGCGCGGGCACCGGGCTCGACGCCGGCCAGATCCTCTCCGGCCCGGCCCGCACGGTAGGCGGCGGTGCCGGTCGGGGTAAGGACGTCTCCGTGGCCGGAGGGCGCGACCCCGGAAAGCTGGCGGAGGCCCTCGACCAGGCGCGCCATGCCGCCGGCGGGGACGGGACGCGCCCGTGA
- the mltG gene encoding endolytic transglycosylase MltG, protein MSVLTPYDLDHDYDREGSRWPWVLLGGLVAVLLVLLAAFLWVRNQVNPPGGPGDEVVVRVEPGMSVNEIGEMLADIGVISNSTVWRFYVRLNGPDAVEAGEYTLRRNESMGRVLDVLGGGAASTETPDVLTIPEGLTLPQIADIVGELPGRSRDRFLEVASSGQVRSQYQPPGSTNLEGLMLPETYFLARDEDETAIARRLVESFDRLASSLDVSSAAARFNMTPYELIVLASLVEREARVPEDRGPIARVIHNRLAVPMRLQIDATVLYALGEHKDVVLFADLEVQHPYNTYQIDGLPPGPIASPGRASLEAAVSPDVGRWLYYVKYEENGKHAFAVTLDEHNRLVADARSRGVF, encoded by the coding sequence ATGAGCGTCCTCACCCCTTACGACCTCGACCACGACTACGACCGTGAGGGTTCTCGGTGGCCGTGGGTGCTTCTGGGCGGCCTCGTCGCCGTCCTGCTGGTACTGCTGGCCGCCTTCCTGTGGGTACGCAACCAGGTGAACCCGCCGGGGGGCCCCGGTGACGAGGTCGTGGTGAGGGTCGAGCCTGGCATGTCGGTCAACGAGATCGGCGAGATGCTGGCCGACATCGGGGTCATCTCCAACAGCACCGTGTGGAGGTTCTACGTCCGCCTCAACGGGCCTGACGCGGTGGAGGCCGGGGAGTACACCCTGCGCCGCAACGAGAGCATGGGGCGGGTGCTGGACGTGCTCGGCGGGGGGGCGGCGTCGACCGAGACGCCCGACGTGCTGACCATACCCGAGGGGCTGACGCTGCCCCAGATCGCCGACATCGTGGGGGAGCTGCCGGGGCGGTCGCGCGACCGCTTCTTGGAGGTCGCATCCAGTGGCCAGGTGCGCTCGCAGTACCAGCCGCCGGGCAGCACCAACCTCGAGGGGCTCATGCTGCCCGAGACCTACTTCCTGGCCCGTGACGAGGACGAGACGGCCATCGCCCGGCGCCTCGTCGAGTCCTTCGACCGCCTGGCTTCGTCCCTCGACGTCAGCAGCGCGGCGGCGCGCTTCAACATGACGCCCTACGAACTGATCGTGCTGGCCTCTCTGGTGGAGCGTGAGGCCCGGGTGCCCGAGGACCGGGGCCCGATCGCCCGCGTCATCCACAACCGGCTGGCCGTGCCCATGCGCCTGCAGATCGACGCCACCGTTCTCTACGCCCTGGGCGAGCACAAAGACGTCGTGCTGTTCGCCGACCTCGAGGTGCAGCACCCGTACAACACCTACCAGATCGACGGTCTGCCGCCGGGCCCGATCGCCAGCCCGGGCCGGGCGTCCCTGGAGGCGGCCGTGTCCCCCGACGTGGGGCGCTGGCTGTACTACGTGAAGTACGAAGAGAACGGCAAGCACGCCTTCGCCGTGACCCTCGACGAGCACAACCGCCTGGTGGCCGACGCCCGCTCGCGGGGTGTCTTCTGA
- a CDS encoding shikimate kinase yields the protein MGRSAVLVGMMGAGKTTVGQAVAERLGWAFVDSDRQVEARAGRTVEQIWRDEGEDGFRRLEAEALAHALAATEERPAVVAAAGGVVLDPANRELLRRHPPVVWLRARPETLARRVGTGEGRPLLAGGPAAALVRLEAERRPLYEEVAGTVVDVDDLAASEAVERVVAAVAAATGPRARP from the coding sequence GTGGGACGCTCGGCCGTGCTCGTGGGGATGATGGGGGCGGGAAAGACGACCGTGGGCCAGGCCGTGGCCGAGCGCCTGGGCTGGGCTTTCGTCGACAGCGACCGCCAGGTCGAGGCCCGGGCCGGGCGGACGGTCGAGCAGATCTGGCGGGACGAGGGCGAGGACGGCTTCCGCCGCCTGGAGGCCGAGGCCCTGGCTCACGCCCTGGCCGCCACCGAGGAGCGTCCGGCGGTGGTGGCCGCGGCCGGGGGGGTTGTGCTCGACCCCGCCAACCGTGAACTGCTGCGCCGCCACCCCCCGGTCGTGTGGTTGCGGGCCCGGCCCGAGACGCTGGCCCGCCGGGTGGGGACGGGCGAGGGCCGGCCCCTGCTGGCCGGGGGGCCGGCGGCTGCCCTGGTCCGCCTGGAGGCCGAACGGCGGCCCCTGTACGAGGAGGTGGCCGGTACGGTCGTCGACGTCGACGACCTGGCGGCGTCCGAGGCCGTCGAGCGGGTGGTGGCCGCCGTGGCCGCGGCCACCGGTCCCCGGGCCCGGCCGTGA
- a CDS encoding A24 family peptidase translates to MAACALLGLAAGLLLDVVVDKVPARKVPWPPRARCANCPEDFEGRAGVPPLAWLVPRRPCPGCGQRLPARYFLVPVATAGLFAATAVRFGADWALPAHFVFFAALVSISVVDLQLQIIPNRIVYPAIFASVPLLAAAALASGSLTPLWRALAGATLAWLALFAVHLVSPGGMGFGDVRLSFLLGLFLGWQGYGHVFVGMFLGFLLGAVVGGGLVLVRLRSRTDHVPFGPFLAVGATLGVLVGDPLVRAWIG, encoded by the coding sequence GTGGCGGCCTGCGCTCTTCTGGGCCTGGCCGCCGGCCTGCTGCTCGACGTGGTCGTCGACAAGGTGCCGGCCCGCAAGGTGCCGTGGCCGCCCCGCGCCCGCTGCGCCAATTGCCCCGAGGACTTCGAGGGCCGGGCCGGGGTGCCCCCCCTGGCCTGGCTGGTACCCCGGCGGCCGTGCCCCGGGTGCGGCCAGCGCCTGCCGGCCCGCTACTTCCTGGTGCCGGTGGCCACGGCCGGGCTGTTCGCGGCCACCGCCGTGCGTTTCGGGGCCGACTGGGCGTTGCCTGCCCACTTCGTGTTCTTCGCGGCCCTGGTGTCCATCAGCGTCGTCGACCTGCAGTTGCAGATCATCCCCAACCGGATCGTCTACCCGGCCATCTTCGCCTCGGTCCCGCTGCTGGCCGCCGCCGCCCTGGCCTCGGGCAGCCTGACGCCGCTGTGGAGGGCCCTGGCCGGGGCCACGCTGGCGTGGCTGGCCCTGTTCGCCGTCCACCTCGTCTCCCCCGGGGGCATGGGGTTCGGCGACGTCCGCCTGTCGTTCCTGCTCGGGCTGTTCCTGGGCTGGCAGGGCTACGGCCACGTCTTCGTGGGCATGTTCCTCGGTTTCCTGCTGGGGGCGGTGGTCGGGGGCGGCCTGGTGCTCGTTCGTCTGCGGAGCCGCACCGACCACGTGCCCTTCGGGCCCTTCCTGGCCGTAGGGGCCACGCTGGGCGTCCTGGTGGGCGACCCCCTGGTCAGGGCCTGGATCGGCTGA
- the ruvX gene encoding Holliday junction resolvase RuvX: MRAVGLDLGERRIGVAVSGAGGALAVPHGALERCGDPEADRSAVAALVDELGAEVVVVGLPLSLDGSHGPAARAAQSEAEALRAVLAVPVEMVDERFTTVTANRSLAAAGTRGRARRRRVDEVAATVLLQAWLDTRRPAAGGRTGP, from the coding sequence GTGAGGGCGGTGGGCCTCGACCTGGGCGAACGCCGTATCGGCGTGGCCGTCAGCGGGGCGGGCGGGGCGCTGGCCGTCCCCCACGGCGCCCTGGAGCGGTGCGGCGACCCGGAGGCCGACCGTTCGGCGGTGGCTGCCCTCGTCGACGAGCTCGGGGCCGAGGTGGTCGTGGTCGGCCTCCCCCTGTCTCTCGACGGTTCCCACGGGCCGGCGGCCCGGGCTGCCCAGTCCGAGGCCGAGGCCCTGCGGGCCGTGCTCGCGGTCCCGGTGGAGATGGTCGACGAGCGCTTCACCACGGTGACGGCCAACCGTTCGCTGGCGGCCGCCGGCACGCGGGGCCGGGCCCGGCGGCGCCGGGTCGACGAGGTGGCGGCCACCGTGCTGCTCCAGGCGTGGCTCGACACCCGCCGCCCGGCGGCCGGAGGGCGCACCGGGCCATGA